Proteins from a genomic interval of bacterium:
- a CDS encoding NAD(P)/FAD-dependent oxidoreductase: protein MSEIVDVAIIGAGFAGLGTGAGLRAQGIENFVLFERGDRAGFFWSTTYERLHLHSAFHDMPHDGGLRADYPMFLSRNDVVDYLGRYARQHGLVPHIHFDTNVTRVDRPDEEATWELQTNRGSIRARFVAVATAMNRIPHVPEIPGIDAFEGCVLHSHAYANSKPFAGHRVLVVGSGNSAAEIALDLSEGGARDVAMWVRAPRHFIPLKRMGRLFRVLRFLGVMSDNANDEAHRISVGDPQFEKMARMRDGIVGRLAVDLSKYGIQRPEVGPFMDTYLNNRIPTFDQGTISAIKRGDVRVIDGNERPINGFRSDGVALGDRVEAFDDVILATGYEPGLEEFIADEMLLAPALGYAAYPRTDGRCRSSVDPTLFFPGFDRTPLGGFSLGRWGWEIADVMAAALDRSEKEGTA, encoded by the coding sequence ATGAGCGAAATCGTCGACGTTGCGATCATCGGAGCCGGCTTCGCCGGTCTCGGCACCGGCGCGGGGTTGCGCGCCCAGGGGATCGAGAACTTCGTCCTGTTCGAGAGGGGCGACCGCGCCGGCTTCTTCTGGTCGACGACCTACGAGCGTCTCCATCTCCACTCCGCGTTCCACGACATGCCCCACGACGGTGGCCTGCGCGCCGACTACCCGATGTTCCTGTCGAGGAACGACGTCGTCGACTATCTGGGGCGCTACGCCAGGCAGCACGGTCTCGTCCCGCACATCCACTTCGACACGAACGTGACGCGTGTCGACCGCCCCGACGAAGAGGCGACCTGGGAGCTGCAGACGAATCGAGGATCGATTCGAGCGCGTTTCGTCGCCGTCGCGACGGCCATGAACCGGATCCCGCACGTCCCGGAGATTCCGGGGATCGACGCCTTCGAAGGTTGCGTCCTCCACAGCCACGCGTACGCCAACTCGAAGCCCTTCGCTGGCCATCGCGTTCTGGTCGTGGGGAGCGGCAACTCGGCAGCCGAGATCGCCCTCGACCTGAGCGAGGGCGGAGCGCGAGACGTCGCCATGTGGGTCCGCGCGCCGCGCCACTTCATTCCGCTGAAGCGCATGGGCCGCCTCTTCCGTGTGCTCCGTTTCCTGGGCGTCATGAGCGACAATGCGAACGACGAGGCCCACCGGATCTCCGTCGGTGACCCTCAGTTCGAGAAGATGGCCCGAATGCGCGATGGAATCGTGGGCCGACTCGCGGTGGACCTCTCGAAGTACGGGATCCAGCGTCCCGAGGTCGGCCCCTTCATGGACACCTACCTGAACAACCGGATTCCGACCTTCGACCAGGGCACGATCTCCGCGATCAAGCGGGGCGACGTGCGCGTGATCGACGGGAACGAGCGCCCCATCAACGGCTTCCGATCCGACGGCGTCGCGCTCGGCGACCGCGTCGAGGCGTTCGACGACGTGATCCTCGCGACGGGCTACGAACCCGGCCTCGAGGAGTTCATCGCCGACGAGATGCTGCTCGCGCCGGCACTCGGCTACGCGGCCTATCCCAGGACCGACGGACGCTGCCGGTCCAGCGTCGACCCGACGCTCTTCTTCCCGGGCTTCGACCGCACTCCGCTCGGAGGGTTCAGCCTGGGCCGATGGGGATGGGAGATCGCGGACGTGATGGCCGCGGCGCTCGACCGGTCCGAGAAGGAAGGGACGGCATGA
- the rpsD gene encoding 30S ribosomal protein S4: MRFNGPRVKLSRQLGVALTPKAQRLIERKSTTRQGRAERRLSDYGLQLLEKQRLRFQYNVSEKQMRRTFSRASRQKGRTGENLICLLERRLDALVYRSGFVASIFAARQVVAHGHIELNGRRVRTVSQSLLPGDTLRIREKSRSLQMFDMEHAAYSPPGYLERDLDELKATLTRLPERTEIPVICEEQYVVEFYSR; the protein is encoded by the coding sequence ATGCGATTCAACGGTCCCAGGGTCAAGCTCAGCCGCCAGCTCGGCGTCGCCCTCACGCCGAAGGCCCAGCGCCTGATCGAGCGGAAGTCGACCACACGGCAGGGCCGTGCCGAGCGACGCCTTTCGGACTACGGCCTGCAGCTGCTCGAGAAGCAGCGCCTGCGCTTCCAGTACAACGTGTCCGAGAAGCAGATGCGCCGGACCTTCTCGCGCGCGAGCCGGCAGAAGGGCCGGACCGGCGAGAACCTGATCTGCCTCCTCGAGCGCCGCCTCGACGCGCTCGTCTACCGCAGCGGCTTCGTCGCCTCGATCTTCGCCGCGCGGCAGGTCGTCGCCCACGGGCACATCGAGCTGAACGGCCGCCGCGTACGCACGGTGTCCCAGTCGCTCCTGCCCGGCGACACCCTGCGCATCCGAGAGAAGAGCCGCTCCCTGCAGATGTTCGACATGGAGCACGCCGCCTATTCGCCGCCCGGCTATCTCGAGCGCGATCTCGACGAGCTGAAGGCGACCCTGACCCGTCTACCCGAACGCACCGAGATCCCGGTGATCTGCGAGGAGCAATATGTCGTCGAGTTCTACTCCCGCTAG
- a CDS encoding hotdog fold thioesterase produces MQTPKIGQAPADDLVDLAQRVRDVANELLRIHEGDHAHVAEARETLDEAVAKLGAIASRHEAPRAVEAVEKEGTRPYYFPGALAPRVHVAHPWMTAEEMPEGRRGRVRFDLIHEGPPGCAHGGHVAWFFDQAFGHHVVAQQIGGPTHRLEVVYRRLTPLQTELDYEIRTDRVDGRKIFADGVLRHGDDVVAEAKALFVAPKAGFEMTKDGMTRSD; encoded by the coding sequence ATGCAGACCCCGAAGATCGGACAGGCCCCCGCGGACGACCTCGTCGACCTCGCTCAGCGTGTTCGGGACGTCGCGAACGAGCTGCTTCGCATCCACGAGGGCGACCATGCGCACGTGGCCGAGGCACGCGAGACCCTCGACGAGGCGGTGGCGAAGCTCGGCGCGATCGCGAGCCGACACGAGGCACCGCGTGCGGTCGAGGCCGTCGAGAAGGAGGGCACGCGGCCCTACTACTTTCCCGGCGCCCTCGCGCCGCGGGTCCACGTCGCGCATCCGTGGATGACCGCCGAGGAGATGCCGGAGGGACGCCGCGGGCGCGTGCGCTTCGACCTGATTCACGAGGGGCCGCCCGGGTGCGCCCACGGCGGCCACGTCGCCTGGTTCTTCGACCAGGCCTTCGGTCATCACGTCGTCGCGCAGCAGATCGGCGGCCCGACCCATCGGCTCGAGGTCGTCTACCGACGGCTCACGCCGCTTCAGACCGAGCTCGACTACGAGATCCGCACGGACCGCGTCGACGGGCGCAAGATCTTCGCGGATGGCGTGCTCCGGCACGGAGACGACGTCGTCGCCGAAGCGAAGGCGCTCTTCGTCGCGCCGAAGGCGGGATTCGAGATGACCAAGGACGGGATGACCCGGAGCGACTAG